CTGGGATGCATGTCCACACCGACCTCCTCCGGGTGCAGCTGCCGGTCGATGATCTCGCCGTCGCGCAGACCGGAGACAGTGTTCATGCCGGACACCGTGAACTCGTCCAGGCCGTCGCCGTACACGACGGTCGCTCCACCGGCCCCGAGCAGGCGCAGCACCTCGGCCAGCGTGCGGGTCAGGTCGGGGCGGAACACGCCCACGACCAGATGGGTCGCCCCGGCCGGGTTGCTCAGCGGTCCCAGGATATTGAACACCGTGCGGGAGGCCAGATCGGAGCGGACGGCCGCCGCATGCCGCAGGGCCGGGTGGTAGTTGCGGGCGAACATGAAGCCGATGCCGAGGGTGTCCACGGCGTCGGCCACGACCTCGGGACTGGCGTCAAGGTTCACGCCCAGCGCCTCCAGCACGTCCGCGCTGCCGGCCCGGCTGCTGGCGGCGCGGTTGCCGTGCTTCGCGACGGGCACGCCCGCACCAGCGACCACGAAGGCTGTCGTGGTGCTGATGTTGAAGGTGTGCGCGCCGTCGCCGCCCGTGCCGACCACGTCCAGCAGTACCGGGCGGGGCCGCACGTTCACACGCACCGCGTTTTCCCGCATGGCCTGCGCGAAGCCAGCAATCTCCGCCGGGGTTTCTCCCCGGACGCGCAGGGCGGCCAGCGCGGCCGACAGGCGGATGGAACTCATCTCGCCGGTCATGACCTCACGCATGAATGCGGCGGCGTCCTCCTGCGAGAGCTGCTCGCCGTTCATCAGGCGGGCGTGCATCATGCGGTCACCTCGCGGCGTTGGAACGCGCGCACCTCTGCCAGGAAGTTGCGGATCATGTCCATGCCCCGCTCGGTGGCGATGCTCTCCGGATGGAACTGCACGCCGTACACCGGGTACTCGCGGTGACGCAGGGCCATCACGATCTCCTCGCCAGGATCGGTCGTCCACGCGGTCGCCACGAGTTCCGGCGGCAGGTTCCGCACGATCAGCGAGTGGTAGCGGGTCACCGTGACGCCGTCCGGAACGCCGGCGAAGAGGCCGGTGCCATCGTGCCGCACGGAGCTGGTCTTGCCATGCACCGGTTGCAGGGCGCGGCCCACGGTCGCGCCGAAGGCCTCACCGATGCTCTGGTGGCCCAGGCACACGCCCAGCACCGGGTACTGGGGGCCGAGTTCACGGATCACGTCCACGCTGAGGCCCGCTTCCAGCGGCGTACACGGGCCGGGCGAGACCACGATGGCATCGGGATTCAGGGCACGTACCTCCTCAAGCGTGAAGGCGTCGTTGCGCCACACCGTCAGGTCGGCGCCCAGTTCGCCGAAATACTGCACGAGGTTGTACGTGAACGAGTCGTAGTTGTCGATCAGCAGGACGCGCAGGGGGGCCGGGGTCGCGGGTGGGTTCATCGGTTGACCTCATAGGGAAGTTGCAGTTCGTCGCCGATCACGCCCCGGATACTCCAGCGGGCGGGCGGCGTTTCCAGGAGGATCACCTCCAGGTCGTTCGGCGCGACTCCGGCGTAATCCTCCAGGGCGGCCTGAAGGGCCAGCAGGTAGGCGCGCAGGGTCTTGTCGGTGCGCCCGCTCATGAGGTGAATTTCCACGATCACGTAGGCGGCGCTGCGGTCGTCCGGGTGAATGAAGTCCGCACTGTCCAGGCCAATGAACCGGTGGTAGCGCTTGCCCTCGGGCAGTCCGAGTTCCTGCACGCTGGCGCGGTGGATGGCGTCCGAGATCTGCTGGCGCCGCGCGGTGATGAACTCAGTATGGCCGTAGATCTTGACGTGTCCCATCACAGTCCTCCCATGGTCACAGGCCCCCGGCGGCCAGCTCGACGGCGCGCATAAGGGCGGCAGCCTTGTTGCGCGTCTCCAGTTCCTCGCTGGCCGGGTCGCTGTCGGCGACGATGCCTGCGCCCGCCTGGATGTGCACGCGCCCGCCGGCGATCACCATGGTGCGCAGGGTCAGGGCCATGTCCATGCTGCCATCGAAGGCGATGTACCCGAAGCTGCCGCCGTACGGGCCGCGCCGCACGGGTTCCAGTTCGTCGATGATCTCCATGGCGCGGATCTTGGGCGCGCCGCTCACGGTTCCCATGGGCTGCACGCTCGCCAGGGCATGCAGCGGCGTCTGCCCCTCGCGGAGCTGCCCGGTCACGCTGGACACGATGTGCATCACGTGACTGTAGCGCTCGATGGTAAACGCATCCTGCACGCGCACGCTGCCGTACTCGCTGACCTTGCCGAGGTCGTTGCGACCGAGATCCACCAGCATCAGGTGCTCGGCGCGTTCCTTCTCGTCGGCGAGCAACTCGCTGGCGAGGGCGTCGTCGAGCTCAGGGGTCGCGCCGCGCGGGCGGGTACCGGCGATGGGCTTGGTCGTGACGGTTCGCCCGTCGCTGGCAAGCAGACTCTCAGGGCTGCTGGCGACCAGCGTGACCGGCCCGAGTTGCAGGTAGCCCAGGTACGGGCTGGGATTCACGCGGCGCAGCGCCCGGTACAGCGCGAACGGGTGCACGTCACCCAGATCGGCGCTGAATCGCTGGCTCGGCACCACCTGGAAGATGTCTCCGGCGCGGATGTATTCCAGGGCGCGTCCCACGGCGTCCTGGTAGCCCTGCGGCGTGAAGTTGCTGCTGAACTGAGGGGCAGGAGCGGGGTTCTGCCCCGGCACTTCGGGCAGGGGGCCACGCAGACGGCTGACCAGGGCCGCCACCTGGGCTTCTGCCTGCCGGGGCGAACCGGCCGCCGCCACCGCGATCAGGCGGTGTTTGAGGTGATCGTAGATGACCATGCCGCGCGGCGCAATGAAGCACGCGTCCGGGACATTCAGTTCGTCCGGGTTGGCGTCGGGCAGGCGCTCGTAGGCGCGGATGATGTCATACGCCGAGTACCCGACCGCGCCGCCCACGAAAGCGGGCAGGCCGGGCGGCACGGTCACCGGACGGATCGTGGCGGCGTACAGCCGGGCCAGCGGATCGGCGTCCGGCCCGTGGTGGTCGCCGAATACGCCGCTGCTGTACACCTGCCCGCCCACGTACTCGAAGCGGCCCTGCTCCCCCACGCCGATGAACGAGTAGCGGCCGAGTTTCTCGCCGGCCTCCACGCTCTCCAGCAGGAAGCTCACGGTCTCGCCCTGCGCGGCCTTCAGGTACGCGGTCACTGGGGTGTCCAGGTCGGCATTCAGTTCCGTGGCGGACAGGTGAACGGACAGGGTGGTCTGGGTCATGCGGCTCCTGGGAAACGTGGGCTGGCCCTGAGCGGCCGGTCTGGAGGCAAACGAAAACGCCCGGTGGGGTCATCCACCTGGGCGCGTCCTTGAAGGGGAATACGGCGCGTTACACCCAGGCAACCCTGGGCCACCACCACGCACCGCTCTGCAACATGCGCCGAGGATAGCGCGCCACCCCTATGTCCTCAAGGGGCCTTCAGATGCGAAGCTCTCCGTCCGCTTCCGCCGGGGTCAGTCCGGCTCCCTCGCCATCTTCCAGTGGCGCGAACAGGCGGTCGAGATCGGCGGCCGTGAGCTGGGTGGCGTCGCTCAGGCCGCCGTCCAGGACGGCGCGCGCCAGGGACGCCTTGCGGGCCTGGAGGTCGAGGATGCGCTCCTCCACGCTGCCGGCCGCGATCAGCTTGTACACGAACACCGGCTTGTCCTGCCCGATGCGGTACGCGCGGTCCGTCGCCTGATCCTCGGCCGCCGGGTTCCACCACGGGTCGTAGTGGATGACCGTGTCGGCCGCCGTGAGGTTCAGGCCCACGCCACCGGCCTTGAGGGTGATCAGGAACACGTGCGTTTTGCCCGCCTGGAAGTCGTCGATCTGCTGCTGGCGGTTCTGGGTCTGCCCGGTCAGCATGGAGTACGGAATGCCCTCGGCCTGCAGCCACGGTTCCAGGTGCCCGAGCAGCGTGGCGAAGGAACTGAAGATCAGGACGCGCCGGCCCTCCTCCAGCATCTGCGGGAGGTTGCCCTGCAACCAGTCGAACTTCGCGTTGCCCTGCACGCCGGCGGCCGCCTCCAGCTTCACGAGGCGCGGGTCGGTGACCGACTGCCGCAGCTTGAGCAGCGCATCCAGGATGGCGATGGTGCTGCGCGACAGGCCGCGCGCCCTCAGTTCCTCCTGCACGCGGCCCTGCATGGTCACGCGGACGGTCTCATACAGGTCGCGCTGGTCGCCGTCCAGGGTGACGCGCACGGGAATCTCGGTCTTGGGCGGCAGTTCCCGCGCCACGTCCCGCTTCTCGCGCCGCAGGATGAACGGCCGCACCCGCGCCGCCAGGGCCATGCGCCGCTGGGCGTCCCCGCGTTTCTCGATGGGCGTGCGGTACAGGTCGCGGAAGGTGCGCTCGTCGTGCAGCAGGCCCGGCGCGAGGAAGTTGAACTGCGACCACAGCTCGCCCAGGTGGTTCTCCAGCGGCGTGCCCGTGAGCGCCAGCCGGTAGCGGGCGTCCAGGCTGCCGGCCGCCTTGGCCGCCGCCGTCTTGCTGTTCTTGATGTTCTGCGCCTCGTCCAGGATCACCAGGTGGTACTGGAAGGCCGACAGATCCTCCAGGTCGCGTGGCAGCAGCGGGTACGTCGTCAGGATCAGGTCGTACTCCGGAATCAGCTCGAACAGCGAGCGGCGGTCCTTGCCGTGCAGGGTCAGCACGCGCAGGGAGGGCGCGAACTTCGCCGCCTCGGACTGCCAGTTGCCGATCACGGACGTCGGCGCGACCACCAGGCTGGGGCGGTCGGCCCGGCCGGACTCCTGCTCCAATAGCAGGTGCGCCAGGGTCTGCACCGTTTTCCCCAGCCCCATGTCATCGGCCAGGATGCCGCCCATGTCGTACTGGCGCAGGAATTGCAGCCACGCGAGGCCCTGGAGCTGGTAGGGGCGCAGGTCAGCGTGCAGGCCGGGTGGCGGTTCGACCGGGTCGATCCCGCCGAAGTCGCGCAGGCGGCGGCCCAGGTCGAGCAGGCGATCCGCGCCCAGCCAGCGGGCCTGCACGGCACTCTCCAGTTCGGCCAGACGGGCGGCGTCGAGCAGGGGCAGCTTCAGCGGGCCGGGCGGAAGGTCACGCAGGTTCAGTTCGACCAGCACGCTCAGGATGGCGCGGATGCGGCCCGCCGGGAGCGCCACACGGCGGCCGTCCGCGAGGGTCGCGGTGATGGTCTCGTCGTCCTGGAGCTCCTGCAGGGCCTCCGGCGTGAACAGTTCCGGCTGACGTGCAATGAGATCCGCGAGCACCGGGATCAGGCTGACCTGCTGCCCGTCGACGACGATCCCCAGATCGAGGGTGAACCAGCCGCCGGCGCTGTCGTCGGCGTGGCCGTACCAGTCGGTGATCTGCGCGAAGTTCAGCGGGAAGTCCGGGTGGATCAGGAGGGTGAAGCCCTGCGCTTCCAGATCCAGCCGACCGCCGCGCATGAAATCCGTCCAGGCCTCGTCATCGCTGAGGCCGAGCTGTTCGCCCAGATCGCCGGGCAGTGTGAACTCATCCTGGTACAGGTCTTCCAGGCGCTGGAACCCGGCGAGATGCAGGTCGCGGCTGGCGTCGCGTTCCTGCTGGGGGCGGCGGGTCACGCGGGTGAGGACGCCGTCGCGGTACAAGGTGGGGCCACTGCTGTGGGCGCCGTCTGGCACCGCCAGCCCCCCGTAGGCGTGGCGCAGTTCGGCGGCCGGGAACACGCGTGTTTCGGGTCGGCGGGCCCAGCCGTCGCGGACATACACGGTGGCCGTGCGGCCCGACAGGTGCAGTTGCGGCGTGTACGGCAGGTCCTCTTCGCGCACCTGCACGGTCTGCGGGATGGGCAGGTTCAGGCCGGAGGCCGTGATGGCGTGGGCCAGGGCCGTCGCCTGGGCGGGCGCGAGCGTCGGGCCGGACAGGAAGCGGGCGACCTGTTCTCCGCTGGCATTCACGTTCAGGCGGCCAAGCTCCGCGATGTCCGGCTGCACGGCCCAGGGGGGCGTGACCGGAAGCACCACGGCGCCCGGGGTCTGCGGAGCGCTCAGGGTCGGCGTCTGGGCTCCGCGCGCGTCGCTCGACCACGCGAGTTCGCCCGCCAGCTCGGGGCCGCGTCGCAGAAGCCGGTCGGCGCGCTCCCAGCACAGCCGGCCGGAGCTGAGCAGCGAGTCGATCAGCAGATCCCCAGCCGGGTGATCGGTCAGGGCATACAGTTCCTCGCCGTAGCGGCCCGGTTCGTGGGCGGGGGCGGTGGCCATGTCGAGCAGCCGCAGGATCCGGTCATCCCGGCGGACGAAGCCCGGCGCCGTCGACAGCGTGCGCGGAATGGCGTAGCGCTCCGCGCCGCGCAGATCCGGCACGTCGCCCCGGACGGGAACGCGCATGACCTGAATGGCCACCCGGCGGACGCTGCCGCTCCCGCTGGCGGGCGGCAGGAGGCGCAGCACGTACCGCAGTTCGAACTGCCGGCCCCGCGCCTGGCCGGGCTGTTCGTGGAAGGACGCGAGCCACTGCTGCGTGCGGGCGTCCAGGGTTTCCTCAGGCGTGGCTCTCGGCGTCGTGGTCACCGGAGCGGCCACCGGGCGCGGGGAGGACGGCGGATCCGTGGACAGCACGAGGGCCGCCACATGCCGGCAGCGGTAGCGGCCACAGGTGCAGGAGGACGCGCGCAGTTGCACGTCCGGCGGCGGGGTGAGTTCCACGCTGGCGTGGTAATCGGTGCCGCCGTCGTGGACGG
The Deinococcus sp. KSM4-11 DNA segment above includes these coding regions:
- a CDS encoding tautomerase family protein, coding for MGHVKIYGHTEFITARRQQISDAIHRASVQELGLPEGKRYHRFIGLDSADFIHPDDRSAAYVIVEIHLMSGRTDKTLRAYLLALQAALEDYAGVAPNDLEVILLETPPARWSIRGVIGDELQLPYEVNR
- a CDS encoding aminodeoxychorismate/anthranilate synthase component II, producing the protein MNPPATPAPLRVLLIDNYDSFTYNLVQYFGELGADLTVWRNDAFTLEEVRALNPDAIVVSPGPCTPLEAGLSVDVIRELGPQYPVLGVCLGHQSIGEAFGATVGRALQPVHGKTSSVRHDGTGLFAGVPDGVTVTRYHSLIVRNLPPELVATAWTTDPGEEIVMALRHREYPVYGVQFHPESIATERGMDMIRNFLAEVRAFQRREVTA
- the trpE gene encoding anthranilate synthase component I, whose protein sequence is MTQTTLSVHLSATELNADLDTPVTAYLKAAQGETVSFLLESVEAGEKLGRYSFIGVGEQGRFEYVGGQVYSSGVFGDHHGPDADPLARLYAATIRPVTVPPGLPAFVGGAVGYSAYDIIRAYERLPDANPDELNVPDACFIAPRGMVIYDHLKHRLIAVAAAGSPRQAEAQVAALVSRLRGPLPEVPGQNPAPAPQFSSNFTPQGYQDAVGRALEYIRAGDIFQVVPSQRFSADLGDVHPFALYRALRRVNPSPYLGYLQLGPVTLVASSPESLLASDGRTVTTKPIAGTRPRGATPELDDALASELLADEKERAEHLMLVDLGRNDLGKVSEYGSVRVQDAFTIERYSHVMHIVSSVTGQLREGQTPLHALASVQPMGTVSGAPKIRAMEIIDELEPVRRGPYGGSFGYIAFDGSMDMALTLRTMVIAGGRVHIQAGAGIVADSDPASEELETRNKAAALMRAVELAAGGL
- the trpD gene encoding anthranilate phosphoribosyltransferase, producing the protein MMHARLMNGEQLSQEDAAAFMREVMTGEMSSIRLSAALAALRVRGETPAEIAGFAQAMRENAVRVNVRPRPVLLDVVGTGGDGAHTFNISTTTAFVVAGAGVPVAKHGNRAASSRAGSADVLEALGVNLDASPEVVADAVDTLGIGFMFARNYHPALRHAAAVRSDLASRTVFNILGPLSNPAGATHLVVGVFRPDLTRTLAEVLRLLGAGGATVVYGDGLDEFTVSGMNTVSGLRDGEIIDRQLHPEEVGVDMHPREAIVGGTPAENAEITRALLTGGGTAAQRDIVALNAGAALRTAGAVESIRDGVARAREIMSGGQGWDVLHRYANHTRQG
- a CDS encoding DEAD/DEAH box helicase; this encodes MKLSRLPPGFGLDTAAQGLALREGAVQDIAREWTDAGWRATGTVHDGGTDYHASVELTPPPDVQLRASSCTCGRYRCRHVAALVLSTDPPSSPRPVAAPVTTTPRATPEETLDARTQQWLASFHEQPGQARGRQFELRYVLRLLPPASGSGSVRRVAIQVMRVPVRGDVPDLRGAERYAIPRTLSTAPGFVRRDDRILRLLDMATAPAHEPGRYGEELYALTDHPAGDLLIDSLLSSGRLCWERADRLLRRGPELAGELAWSSDARGAQTPTLSAPQTPGAVVLPVTPPWAVQPDIAELGRLNVNASGEQVARFLSGPTLAPAQATALAHAITASGLNLPIPQTVQVREEDLPYTPQLHLSGRTATVYVRDGWARRPETRVFPAAELRHAYGGLAVPDGAHSSGPTLYRDGVLTRVTRRPQQERDASRDLHLAGFQRLEDLYQDEFTLPGDLGEQLGLSDDEAWTDFMRGGRLDLEAQGFTLLIHPDFPLNFAQITDWYGHADDSAGGWFTLDLGIVVDGQQVSLIPVLADLIARQPELFTPEALQELQDDETITATLADGRRVALPAGRIRAILSVLVELNLRDLPPGPLKLPLLDAARLAELESAVQARWLGADRLLDLGRRLRDFGGIDPVEPPPGLHADLRPYQLQGLAWLQFLRQYDMGGILADDMGLGKTVQTLAHLLLEQESGRADRPSLVVAPTSVIGNWQSEAAKFAPSLRVLTLHGKDRRSLFELIPEYDLILTTYPLLPRDLEDLSAFQYHLVILDEAQNIKNSKTAAAKAAGSLDARYRLALTGTPLENHLGELWSQFNFLAPGLLHDERTFRDLYRTPIEKRGDAQRRMALAARVRPFILRREKRDVARELPPKTEIPVRVTLDGDQRDLYETVRVTMQGRVQEELRARGLSRSTIAILDALLKLRQSVTDPRLVKLEAAAGVQGNAKFDWLQGNLPQMLEEGRRVLIFSSFATLLGHLEPWLQAEGIPYSMLTGQTQNRQQQIDDFQAGKTHVFLITLKAGGVGLNLTAADTVIHYDPWWNPAAEDQATDRAYRIGQDKPVFVYKLIAAGSVEERILDLQARKASLARAVLDGGLSDATQLTAADLDRLFAPLEDGEGAGLTPAEADGELRI